The proteins below come from a single Oerskovia jenensis genomic window:
- a CDS encoding 1-phosphofructokinase family hexose kinase has protein sequence MTTEEPREPTVCVLALTPLLAIEIEPAGPHETSPEIHVHPGGQGLWLARMAYSLGAHAIVCGPFGGETGTVAAHLARAENLDLRVTSTGANGAFVHDRRSGERAEVVAMEPFPLNRHEVDDLYGTVLVAALDAAVTILTGSSTPVGVPPDFFGRLTKDLHAAERQVVADLSGAEAQAVAQEPGAVLKISHEEMVEGGFAPDDSERSLRAAADEMVAAGPRAVIVSRAEAPSLLVTRERSYTVQSPSVTTVDHRGAGDSMTAGIAVGLARGMDLPDAVRLGAAAGALNVTRRGLGTGHRDQIERFAHRVTVHETH, from the coding sequence AGCCGACCGTGTGCGTGCTCGCGCTCACGCCTCTCCTGGCGATCGAGATCGAGCCCGCCGGACCCCACGAGACGTCGCCCGAGATCCACGTGCACCCGGGTGGCCAGGGCCTGTGGCTCGCGCGCATGGCGTACTCGCTCGGGGCGCACGCGATCGTCTGCGGTCCCTTCGGGGGCGAGACCGGCACCGTGGCTGCGCACCTGGCCCGCGCCGAGAACCTCGACCTGCGCGTGACCTCGACGGGCGCCAACGGCGCGTTCGTGCACGACCGACGCAGCGGTGAGCGGGCCGAGGTCGTCGCCATGGAGCCCTTTCCCCTCAACCGGCACGAGGTCGACGACCTGTACGGCACGGTGCTCGTCGCGGCGCTCGACGCCGCCGTCACCATCCTCACCGGGTCGAGCACACCGGTCGGCGTCCCGCCGGACTTCTTCGGCCGGCTGACCAAGGACCTCCATGCGGCCGAGCGTCAGGTCGTGGCGGACCTGTCCGGGGCCGAGGCCCAGGCCGTGGCGCAGGAGCCCGGCGCGGTCCTGAAGATCAGCCACGAGGAGATGGTCGAGGGCGGCTTCGCGCCCGACGACAGCGAGCGGTCGCTGCGCGCCGCCGCGGACGAGATGGTCGCCGCGGGGCCGCGCGCCGTGATCGTCTCCCGGGCCGAGGCGCCCTCGCTCCTGGTGACGCGGGAGCGCAGCTACACCGTGCAGAGCCCGTCCGTCACGACCGTGGACCATCGCGGGGCGGGCGACTCGATGACGGCGGGGATCGCCGTCGGGCTCGCGCGGGGCATGGACCTGCCCGACGCCGTGCGCCTGGGCGCCGCGGCCGGAGCCCTCAACGTGACCCGGCGCGGGCTGGGCACGGGGCACCGCGACCAGATCGAACGCTTCGCGCACCGCGTCACGGTGCACGAGACCCACTGA